The following are encoded together in the Brassica napus cultivar Da-Ae chromosome A9, Da-Ae, whole genome shotgun sequence genome:
- the LOC106364426 gene encoding RING-H2 finger protein ATL30, with product MLPKPIGPNTTLESQPPHHYNNPQLVVILLLVLFIGFFALCCCKCFFHTLSKAWDRLHRNGPPEDQIQSQPEIDGQPPVNPGLEPQIIQSFPLFPFSSVKNLREDKHGLECAICLLEFEEEHVLLRLLTTCYHVFHQECIDRWLESNKTCPVCRRNLDPTASENIKELIIEVIHENSNGNQDQTSTSNEVLRSRQSKEVKMESLPDKFSRSKTTGHSIVRNKPEEEDRFTLRLPDHVKIKVTRRHNNNQTESCISFGELMRNREGRFGELSGQSLVPESEN from the coding sequence ATGCTGCCGAAACCGATCGGACCAAACACAACTCTTGAATCTCAGCCGCCACATCACTACAATAACCCACAACTAGTGGTTATCCTCCTCCTCGTCCTCTTCATCGGTTTCTTCGCTCTATGTTGCTGCAAATGTTTCTTCCACACTCTCTCAAAGGCTTGGGATCGCCTTCACCGCAATGGACCACCCGAAGATCAAATCCAATCACAACCAGAAATCGACGGTCAACCACCGGTTAACCCCGGTTTAGAGCCACAAATCATACAATCCTTCCCATTATTCCCATTCTCCTCAGTCAAAAATCTCCGAGAAGATAAACACGGACTCGAATGCGCGATTTGTCTTCTTGAATTCGAAGAAGAACACGTCCTTCTCCGACTCTTAACAACCTGTTACCATGTTTTTCATCAAGAATGCATCGACCGTTGGCTTGAATCTAACAAAACATGCCCTGTCTGTCGCCGGAACTTAGATCCAACCGCGTCTGAAAACATCAAAGAGCTGATCATTGAAGTCATACACGAAAACAGCAACGGAAACCAAGATCAAACGTCAACATCAAACGAGGTTTTGCGATCGAGACAGAGTAAAGAGGTAAAGATGGAGTCCTTACCGGATAAATTTTCGAGATCGAAGACGACAGGTCACTCGATAGTGAGGAATAAACCAGAGGAAGAAGACCGGTTTACTTTGAGATTACCGGATCATGTTAAGATCAAGGTAACGAGAAGACATAATAATAACCAAACAGAGAGTTGTATTTCGTTTGGTGAGCTTATGAGAAACAGAGAAGGCCGGTTTGGTGAACTCTCTGGTCAATCACTTGTACCAGAATCAGAAAATTAA